A window of Nonomuraea angiospora genomic DNA:
ACGCGTGTTTCGCCCAGCTCTCGGGGCGGTGGTCGCTGGACGCGCGGCGGCTGGCGCGCAAGGGGTGGGTTCCCGCCCCGGACAGCGTGCGGTGGCGGCTGGTCACGGTGTTGCACAACAGTGCCCTGCTGGCGTGCCTGCTGCAGGTCAGCATCCTCTACATGAACGCCGGGCTGCTCAAGGTGCGCGGCGAGATGTGGCAGGAGGGGACCGCGCTCTACTACACGCTCCAGGTCGAGGAGTTCCAGCCGTTCCCGTGGCTGAGCCGGCTCGTGTACGAGAACGATCTGTTCGTGACGGCCGGCACGTACGCCGCCGTGCTCGTGCAGGTGGCCTTCCCGCTGCTGATGCTCAACCCGATCAGCAGGCGGCTGGGGCTGGTCGCCGTGACCGGGATGCACCTGGGGATCGGCCTGTTCATGGGGCTGTCGTCGTTCTCGCTCATCATGATCACCTCTGACCTGCTGTTCGTCAGGGGGGCCACGTATCAGCGGGCCGGACGGGTGGTGAAGGCGGCGTACCGGTGGGTGCGGTCGCGACGGCGCGGCGGGGCCGACGGTGGGGTTCCGGTGGCCGTACGGCCGGAGCAGCCGCTGGTCCTGGAGAAGCCGTAGGTGTCTACGCTGTATACGGGAGCGATCGCAGTGCTGGCCGCCGCCTGGACCGGTCGCGTCTCCTCCGGCGGGCTGGAGGAGCGGATGGCGGCGGCGCTCGACGACTTTCTCGGCTTCGCGCTCGGCAGCCGCCACCTGTACCGGTTCCTCGTCTCCCGACGCCTGGGCGGGGGCGTGGCGGTTCCCTGAGGACTTCCGTGACGGGCAGGGGCCGCCGTCAAGCGTCGTCGCCGGGCTCGTGGAGGAGGGCATGCGTACGGGGCGGCTGCGCGAGGACGATCCGCTGGAGACGGCGATGACGATCACGTCGAGCGCCAGGGGCTGGTCCAGCAGTACCTGAGCGGGCGGATCGGGATGGACGAGGCCGACTTCCGCGCGCTCTGCCACCGGCCGACCGGGCGGATCATCAGGGGGTTCCCCGCGGAATAAGCGGTCCTGAGCCGGTGTCCTTGGTTTTCATGGAGATTCGTTATCTCGGAGGGCCGACGGCGGTCCTGGAGCTCGGCGGGGTGCGCCTGCTGACCGATCCCACGTTCGACCCGCCCGGCGACTACCCGATCGGGAACAGGGCGCTCACCAAGACCGAGGGCCCCGCCCTCGGGGCGGAGGGGCTCGGGGCCGTGGACGCGGTGCTGCTCTCCCACGACCAGCACCCGGACAACCTCGACAGGGCCGGGCGGGACTACCTGGCGTCCGTTCCGCTGGTGCTCTCCACCGGGTCGGCGGCCGGGCGGCTGGGGGCCTCCGTGCGGGCGCTGCCCAACTGGACGTCCGTCACGGTGGGCGACGGGCTGCGGGTGACCGGCGTCCCCGCCCAGCACGGGCCCGACGGGACCGAGCATTTGGTGGGCGAGGTGACCGGGTTCGTGCTCGGGGGTGACGGGCTGCCGACCGTCTACGTGAGCGGGGACAACGCCTCGCTGGACGTCGTACGGGAGGTCGCCGGGCGGTTCGGCCCCGTGGACGTCGCGCTGCTGTTCGCGGGCGGGGCGCGTACGCCGCTGGTGGACGGCTACCTGACGCTGACCAGCGACGACGCCGTGACGGCGGCCGAGATCCTGGGGGCCAGGCACGTGGTGCCGCTGCACTTCGAGCACTGGGCGCATTTCACGCAGGGGCGGGAGACCGTGGAGAAGGCGTTCGCCGGGTTCGGCGACCGGCTCCGGCTGCTGGCTCCGGGCGAAAGCACCCAGATCCCCTGACCGCCCGATCCGGGCGGCGGCACCCCCATCCGCCGCGCGCTGGATCGGTCGGCTCGTGGCGAACGGCGTCGCCCCGGCCGGGCCCGGCCTGGCAGGGTGGAGCCGTGAGCTGGAACGCGCGCGCCCTCGACGTGCTGGCGGCGGGGGAGCCCACCCCGCTGATCGACTTCCCGGTCCAGGCGCCCGGGATCAGGCTGCTGCTGAAGGACGAGTCCGCGCAGCCGACCGGGAGCCTGCGGCACCGGCATGCCAGGGCGCTGTTCCGGCAGGCCGTCCTCGACGGGCTGGTGGGCGAGGGCACGACCGTGGTGGAGGCCACGGGCGGCAACGCGGCCGTCGCGCAGGCCTGGTTCGCCCGGCGGCTCGGGCTGCCGTACATCGTGGTCATGCCGGGCGAGCGCAGCCAGGCGCGGGCCAGGGCGGTGGAGGCGCTGGGCGGGGAGTGCAGGTTCGTGACGCCGCCACTGGCGATCTACGACGCGGCGCGCGGGATCCCGGGCCATTTCCTCGACCAGTTCGGCCGGGCGGCCGAGCACGACCTGGGGGAGGAGCTGTTCGCCCAGGTGCGGCCCGACTGGGTGGTGACGGGCGCGGGCACGGGGGCCACCTCCGCCACGCTCGGGCGGTGGGTCCGCGAGCACGACGTTCCCTGCCGGGTCGCGGTGGCCGATCCCGATAATTCGGCATATTTCCCGGGATGGACGCTCGACGTGCCCGACTACGCGACCGGGATGCCGTCGCGGATCGAGGGCATCGGGCGGCCCCGCGTCGAGCCGGGGTTCCGGCCCGACCTCGTCGACCTCGTCATCCCGGTGCCCGACGCGGCGAGCGTGGCGGCGGCCCGGCACCTCAGGGCGGTCACGGGGCTCGCGGTGGGCGGCTCGTCGGGCACGGCGCTCTGGGCGGCGCTGGAGCTGGTCGAGCGCATGCGGGCCAGGGGCGAGAGCGGCACCGTGGTGTCGCTGGTCGGCGATGCCGCCGACCGGCATCTGGCGACTTATCACGATGAGGCGTGGGCCGCCGCCAAGGGGCTGGACGCCGGGCCGTACGCCGATGAGCTGCGGCGCCGGGTCGCGCTCAGGCCAGAGGGTGGCTGACCCGGACGTCGGGCTCGACCTCAGGCCAGAGGGTGGCTGACCCGGACGTCGGGCTCGACCTCAGGCCAGAGGGTGGCTGACCCGGACGTCGGGCTCGACCTCAGACCAGAGGGTGGCTGACCCGGACGTCGGGCTCGACCTCAGACCAGAGGGTGGCTGACCCAGACGTTGGGCTCGACGTAGACGGCGTGGTCCTGCTCCACGTCGCAGTGCACCGGGGTGAGCGCGCCGGGCACCTCCACCGGGCCCGGCCGGTCGAACGGCAGGTCCGTCCACTGCCGCCACTCCGCCAGCGTGCCCGAGACGACCATCGAGCGCGGCGCCACCTTGACGATCTTCCCGCCCGCCCGCACGTGCACGCGTAACCAGGCGTCATGGGGCAGGCCGTCGGCGCGGGTCCTGAAGGCGTACTCGGCCATGGGGGTGCGCGGTTCGAGGTGCTTGTTGTTGGGCCTGACCGGCGCCACCAGCTCGCGGTAGCCGAGGCCGGCGGCGCGCTCGCGCATGGCGGCGAGCATCAGGGAGGACAGCCCCGTCCCCTGGAGGTCGCGGCGGACGGAGATCTCCAGGGCGGAGATGCTGTCAGGCTGCTCGCCGCGCTCGCGGGCCAGCCAGCCGTACCTGATCACGCCGTCCCACCCGTCGTCGGGCAGCTCGGGGCCGCTGGAGAGGAACGGCATCATGCACGCCCGCGCCGCCAGCCGTCCCGGCTCCTCCTCGGAGTCGGCCACGAGCACGTAGTCGGCGTAGGTCGTGGTGGCGAACGGATAGAACAGGTCCGCGATCGGATCCTCGAGCACGAAATCGTGCCACGTATGGTCCATCTCGAACAGCGACGGCGCGAACTCCGGACGCTCCGCGAGCGTCGTGATCTTGAGGGCCATGAGAAACATTCTCACATTACGGCCGACCGGTACGCGCTTGTATAAAATAGGGCGAAAGGTGTGCGCTAGCGTCGGCCGCATGACAGAACTTGACGCCAGGCTGCGAGCCATCACCGACCTGATCGTGGCCGAGGCGCGCGAGGGCGGCGGCAGGCACGAGTACGACGGCCGGATCCAGGACCTCTCGCCCGCGGGCGTGCGGTCCGGGCTGGCGCGGCTCGGCGAGGGGCCGCTGCCCGCGGACGCGCACGACGCCGAGCACCTACAGGTGTTCGAGGAGAGCCTGCGCACTCAGTTCGGCGAGCTGGAGCTGCATCGCAAGAACCCGCTGATCCACCTCTCGAACCTCGACCTCGCCTGCTACGACCGCGACTACGCCCCCGAGGAGGAGCGCGAGGCGGCCAAGGCGGCCCATCTCGCGCTCTGGCCCGAGGCGGTGGACCAGGCGATCGCCTCGCTCGACCAGGTCCCGGCCCCCGTCGCGCAGTCCCTGCTCGCCGCGACCAAGGGACTGGCCGCCGGGGTCACCGACGAGGCCGCGCTCAAGGCGCACAGCCTGCTCGTGGCGCACGTCGAGCGGGCCGCGGCCGAGGGCGACCCCGACGCGGCGCTCGGCGGCGAGGCGCTG
This region includes:
- a CDS encoding N-acetyltransferase: MALKITTLAERPEFAPSLFEMDHTWHDFVLEDPIADLFYPFATTTYADYVLVADSEEEPGRLAARACMMPFLSSGPELPDDGWDGVIRYGWLARERGEQPDSISALEISVRRDLQGTGLSSLMLAAMRERAAGLGYRELVAPVRPNNKHLEPRTPMAEYAFRTRADGLPHDAWLRVHVRAGGKIVKVAPRSMVVSGTLAEWRQWTDLPFDRPGPVEVPGALTPVHCDVEQDHAVYVEPNVWVSHPLV
- a CDS encoding HTTM domain-containing protein — its product is MRLARMSGVTAQVRERGRERARELAGRGWELLERVSGVRYGLYGLAVLRIGYGLVLLAHLLVNYVDRRVLWGPESPWTPKLLKEDLAGDETFSVFAFSDSGPYFEVVYHLFIVIVVAFVVGWRTRFVTPLLAVMVWSWHEREPWILDGGDNIMQLVLIYACFAQLSGRWSLDARRLARKGWVPAPDSVRWRLVTVLHNSALLACLLQVSILYMNAGLLKVRGEMWQEGTALYYTLQVEEFQPFPWLSRLVYENDLFVTAGTYAAVLVQVAFPLLMLNPISRRLGLVAVTGMHLGIGLFMGLSSFSLIMITSDLLFVRGATYQRAGRVVKAAYRWVRSRRRGGADGGVPVAVRPEQPLVLEKP
- a CDS encoding PLP-dependent cysteine synthase family protein, coding for MSWNARALDVLAAGEPTPLIDFPVQAPGIRLLLKDESAQPTGSLRHRHARALFRQAVLDGLVGEGTTVVEATGGNAAVAQAWFARRLGLPYIVVMPGERSQARARAVEALGGECRFVTPPLAIYDAARGIPGHFLDQFGRAAEHDLGEELFAQVRPDWVVTGAGTGATSATLGRWVREHDVPCRVAVADPDNSAYFPGWTLDVPDYATGMPSRIEGIGRPRVEPGFRPDLVDLVIPVPDAASVAAARHLRAVTGLAVGGSSGTALWAALELVERMRARGESGTVVSLVGDAADRHLATYHDEAWAAAKGLDAGPYADELRRRVALRPEGG
- a CDS encoding MBL fold metallo-hydrolase, whose protein sequence is MEIRYLGGPTAVLELGGVRLLTDPTFDPPGDYPIGNRALTKTEGPALGAEGLGAVDAVLLSHDQHPDNLDRAGRDYLASVPLVLSTGSAAGRLGASVRALPNWTSVTVGDGLRVTGVPAQHGPDGTEHLVGEVTGFVLGGDGLPTVYVSGDNASLDVVREVAGRFGPVDVALLFAGGARTPLVDGYLTLTSDDAVTAAEILGARHVVPLHFEHWAHFTQGRETVEKAFAGFGDRLRLLAPGESTQIP